A DNA window from Anastrepha ludens isolate Willacy chromosome 6, idAnaLude1.1, whole genome shotgun sequence contains the following coding sequences:
- the LOC128867802 gene encoding uncharacterized protein LOC128867802 isoform X1 has translation MDFLKCNYDKHERVWSAAKRQLVYDFNCSMGKILYSTLKNYPTKICQVFDVDGREVTNSEMLTWSVRLAQHFKKMGLNHNDVVGIVAKNSTYLISIPFGCLMNCTPFHAVSPALDTDTIQYLFETTAPKIIFCDGEFYEKVNSATHLLKPLICTLTNHIDGVAMIEDFLLPTPTERFYQPEPLVLGGEQTAAIICSSGTTGSPKCVCISNYTLQLDNIYQVTCDSVSFTNSSLDWYTGVIFIVITTTCSSKRVITNRPYTPEYMVELVKKYKINCVAVAPRHAASLVTCSTATIQSMSSIHTFLIGGGSVSLPTLQCLQSILKNCIIIFGYGLTETSSISMNFGAQYATSVGKLIPGLKARIVDEQGMNLPPNKVGEIHVKTGHAWNGYYGNPIESQRFQDSLGWFHTGDLGYFDDKDLLYIVDRKKDVVKYQGMQYWPGEIEQVINELPEVEDVCVVSIYDERNGDAAGAVVVRRNGAQLTEQQIKEQVRKRLPVAYKQLHAGVVFVDQLPEDSNGKTSRRKAKALFKSK, from the exons atGGATTTCTTAAAGTGTAACTATGATAAACACGAGCGCGTGTGGAGTGCAGCAAAGCGACAATTGGTTTACGATTTCAATTGTTCTATGGGAAAAATTTTATACAGTACTCTGAAAAATTATCCGACGAAAATTTGCCAG GTGTTCGATGTCGACGGACGTGAGGTTACCAATAGCGAAATGCTTACCTGGTCTGTGCGCTTGGCTCAACATTTCAAGAAAATGGGCTTGAACCACAATGATGTCGTCGGTATTGTGGCAAAGAACAGTACCTACTTGATCTCCATTCCCTTCGGCTGTTTAATGAATTGTACACCTTTTCACGCAGTGAGCCCGGCACTGGATACAG aTACCATCCAATATCTCTTTGAAACCACAGcaccaaaaataatattttgtgatgGTGAGTTTTATGAAAAAGTCAACTCTGCCACTCATCTTTTGAAGCCATTAATCTGCACGCTTACAAATCATATTGATGGCGTGGCCATGATTGAGGATTTTTTGCTGCCAACTCCAACAGAACGTTTCTACCA ACCTGAGCCACTAGTGTTGGGCGGTGAACAGACCGCAGCGATAATATGCTCATCGGGTACCACGGGTTCTCCCAAATGTGTATGCATATCGAATTATACACTCCAGCTGGATAATAT ATATCAGGTGACCTGCGACTCTGTTTCATTCACCAACAGCAGCCTAGACTGGTACACCGGTGTAATATTCATCGTTATCACTACAACGTGCAGCAGTAAGCGTGTAATCACCAATCGGCCCTATACACCCGAGTATATGGTTGAATTGGtgaagaaatataaaatcaatTGCGTTGCAGTCGCACCACGCCATGCCGCTTCTCTAGTTACCTGCTCCACAGCCACCATACAAAGTATGAGCTCGATTCATACATTTCTCATTGGCGGTGGTAGTGTCAGTCTTCCGACACTGCAGTGCTTACAGAGCATACTGAAAAACTGTATAATTATATTTGGTTATGGTCTAACCGAGACTAGTAGTATATCTATGAATTTTGGGGCCCAGTATGCGACCTCAGTTGGTAAGCTGATACCAGGACTGAAGGCACGCATTGTTGATGAGCAAGGCATGAATTTGCCACCAAATAAAGTTGGAGAGATTCATGTCAAGACTGGACATGCGTGGAATGGTTATTATGGTAATCCAATCGAGTCGCAGCGCTTCCAAGACTCACTAGGTTGGTTTCATACCGGTGATCTGGGCTATTTTGATGATAAAGATTTGCTGTATATTGTTGATCGTAAAAAGGATGTAGTTAAATATCAGGGCATGCAATACTGGCCAGGTGAGATAGAGCAGGTGATAAATGAGCTGCCTGAAGTGGAGGATGTTTGTGTGGTAAGCATCTATGATGAACGTAATGGTGATGCGGCCGGTGCAGTGGTGGTGAGACGCAATGGAGCTCAGTTAACGGAGCAACAGATCAAAGAGCAAGTCCGAAAACGCCTACCAGTGGCCTATAAACAACTACATGCGGGTGTAGTTTTTGTAGATCAGCTGCCTGAGGATTCAAATGGTAAGACTTCGAGACGGAAAGCCAAGGCATTATTTAAATCCAagtga
- the LOC128867802 gene encoding uncharacterized protein LOC128867802 isoform X2, whose product MLTWSVRLAQHFKKMGLNHNDVVGIVAKNSTYLISIPFGCLMNCTPFHAVSPALDTDTIQYLFETTAPKIIFCDGEFYEKVNSATHLLKPLICTLTNHIDGVAMIEDFLLPTPTERFYQPEPLVLGGEQTAAIICSSGTTGSPKCVCISNYTLQLDNIYQVTCDSVSFTNSSLDWYTGVIFIVITTTCSSKRVITNRPYTPEYMVELVKKYKINCVAVAPRHAASLVTCSTATIQSMSSIHTFLIGGGSVSLPTLQCLQSILKNCIIIFGYGLTETSSISMNFGAQYATSVGKLIPGLKARIVDEQGMNLPPNKVGEIHVKTGHAWNGYYGNPIESQRFQDSLGWFHTGDLGYFDDKDLLYIVDRKKDVVKYQGMQYWPGEIEQVINELPEVEDVCVVSIYDERNGDAAGAVVVRRNGAQLTEQQIKEQVRKRLPVAYKQLHAGVVFVDQLPEDSNGKTSRRKAKALFKSK is encoded by the exons ATGCTTACCTGGTCTGTGCGCTTGGCTCAACATTTCAAGAAAATGGGCTTGAACCACAATGATGTCGTCGGTATTGTGGCAAAGAACAGTACCTACTTGATCTCCATTCCCTTCGGCTGTTTAATGAATTGTACACCTTTTCACGCAGTGAGCCCGGCACTGGATACAG aTACCATCCAATATCTCTTTGAAACCACAGcaccaaaaataatattttgtgatgGTGAGTTTTATGAAAAAGTCAACTCTGCCACTCATCTTTTGAAGCCATTAATCTGCACGCTTACAAATCATATTGATGGCGTGGCCATGATTGAGGATTTTTTGCTGCCAACTCCAACAGAACGTTTCTACCA ACCTGAGCCACTAGTGTTGGGCGGTGAACAGACCGCAGCGATAATATGCTCATCGGGTACCACGGGTTCTCCCAAATGTGTATGCATATCGAATTATACACTCCAGCTGGATAATAT ATATCAGGTGACCTGCGACTCTGTTTCATTCACCAACAGCAGCCTAGACTGGTACACCGGTGTAATATTCATCGTTATCACTACAACGTGCAGCAGTAAGCGTGTAATCACCAATCGGCCCTATACACCCGAGTATATGGTTGAATTGGtgaagaaatataaaatcaatTGCGTTGCAGTCGCACCACGCCATGCCGCTTCTCTAGTTACCTGCTCCACAGCCACCATACAAAGTATGAGCTCGATTCATACATTTCTCATTGGCGGTGGTAGTGTCAGTCTTCCGACACTGCAGTGCTTACAGAGCATACTGAAAAACTGTATAATTATATTTGGTTATGGTCTAACCGAGACTAGTAGTATATCTATGAATTTTGGGGCCCAGTATGCGACCTCAGTTGGTAAGCTGATACCAGGACTGAAGGCACGCATTGTTGATGAGCAAGGCATGAATTTGCCACCAAATAAAGTTGGAGAGATTCATGTCAAGACTGGACATGCGTGGAATGGTTATTATGGTAATCCAATCGAGTCGCAGCGCTTCCAAGACTCACTAGGTTGGTTTCATACCGGTGATCTGGGCTATTTTGATGATAAAGATTTGCTGTATATTGTTGATCGTAAAAAGGATGTAGTTAAATATCAGGGCATGCAATACTGGCCAGGTGAGATAGAGCAGGTGATAAATGAGCTGCCTGAAGTGGAGGATGTTTGTGTGGTAAGCATCTATGATGAACGTAATGGTGATGCGGCCGGTGCAGTGGTGGTGAGACGCAATGGAGCTCAGTTAACGGAGCAACAGATCAAAGAGCAAGTCCGAAAACGCCTACCAGTGGCCTATAAACAACTACATGCGGGTGTAGTTTTTGTAGATCAGCTGCCTGAGGATTCAAATGGTAAGACTTCGAGACGGAAAGCCAAGGCATTATTTAAATCCAagtga